Proteins encoded in a region of the Eretmochelys imbricata isolate rEreImb1 chromosome 10, rEreImb1.hap1, whole genome shotgun sequence genome:
- the HMOX2 gene encoding heme oxygenase 2, which translates to MPSDVTETSEGVDEAENVRYEETEEDDNVSPTDLSEMLKEGTKESHDRAENTQFVKDFLKGRIKKELFKLATVALYYTYSALEEEMDCNKDHPAFAPLYFPLELHRKEALAKDMEYFYGENWKEKIQCSEATRSYVDRIHHVGQYEPELLVAHAYTRYMGDLSGGQVLKKVAQRALKLPSTGEGIQFYVFDNISNAQQFKQFYRARINALDLDKKAKERIVEEANKAFEFNMQVFDELDKIGALLTEEAQDGGLPVHDGKGDLRKCPYYATKLGKGDSGCPYHVAMAMLKQPTIQFVLAACIALAAGVAAWYVM; encoded by the exons TCCCACTGACCTCTCAGAGATGCTCAAGGAGGGGACGAAAGAGTCTCATGATCGTGCAGAGAACACTCAGTTTGTCAAAGACTTCCTGAAAGGACGGATCAAGAAGGAGCTCTTTAAG TTGGCTACTGTGGCACTTTACTACACATACTCTGCCCTGGAAGAGGAAATGGACTGCAACAAGGACCACCCTGCATTTGCCCCATTGTACTTCCCTCTAGAGCTTCATCGGAAAGAAGCATTGGCTAAAGACATGGAGTATTTCTAtggggaaaattggaaagagaagATTCAGTGTTCAGAGGCAACTAGGAGTTACGTAGACAGAATCCATCATGTTGGGCAGTATGAGCCAGAGCTGCTGGTAGCCCATGCCTACACACGGTACATGGGGGACCTGTCTGGGGGCCAGGTACTCAAGAAGGTAGCCCAGAGGGCCTTGAAGCTGCCCAGTACTGGGGAAGGGATCCAGTTCTATGTGTTTGACAACATTTCCAATGCACAGCAGTTCAAACAGTTCTACAGGGCCAGGATAAATGCCCTGGACTTGGACAAGAAAGCCAAGGAGAGGATTGTGGAGGAAGCCAATAAGGCATTTGAATTCAACATGCAG GTATTTGATGAATTGGACAAAATTGGTGCATTGTTAACGGAAGAAGCCCAGGATGGAgggctcccagtgcatgatggaaAAGGAGACCTGCGCAAGTGCCCATACTATGCCACAAAACTAG GCAAGGGGGACTCTGGCTGCCCTTATCACGTTGCCATGGCCATGCTGAAGCAGCCCACCATACAGTTTGTCCTTGCAGCTTGCATTGCCTTGGCTGCAGGTGTTGCAGCCTGGTATGTGATGTGA